AAATTCATGAATACGCTTGGGTTGTTACTCAACCAAATTTTTACATGTGAATGGGGTTTATAATGATAGGGCATGATTCGTTTCCGTCGTTGTTTCAGAATTTGGACTTATCGTAGATGTCCGGAAAAATTTGCTTTTAAAACTTGCAATCATATGCTGGTGCATGTGTAATGGTCCATCCGTTTGAATGAGGTGCCGGCGGGCAATGACATGAGGGGTTTTATTTTTAAGTTCAAACTGAGGGTTTACCTTAAATTGATGCGTTTCAGGTTGATCAGACAGTAGTGCCTCTTCTTCTTCCGTGAGCGCTTGCTTCCGCTGTTTTTTCTCAATAATCTCCGCACGTTTTTCATCCATTAGAGAGGCCATCGATGCCCAGCTGTCTTCAATGATGCCATCGGTTTTAGGGGCTTTCGGGTCAATATCCCTTGGATTGCGAATGACCGAGTAGTTTTTATCTGCCAAAGGAATCTTATCCCAGGCGCTTGCTGCATCCAAATGCCATCCGGCAAGCCAAACAATTGGAGTGAATATGGCGAATACAAGACCTGCTATTAAATAGCGTCCTAAAGTAACAGGACTCCATAAGCTGCTTTGAGCGTCAGGTAACACAGTTCCAGCAAGAAGGTGTGGAGCAGAGCGGAATGAACGCTCATTATAGAGTTTTACTTTAAGCCCTTCATCGTGCAGCTTTGCGGCAGCGATGGTGGCTACAACCCCTCCGACACACATGCCTTCCAAGCCAATATTTTCTGCTTTTGCACCAAGCGCTAATAAACGTTTGACCTGCGCTATGGTATCATCGACCATATTATTTTGCGTCCATATCATGCCTTGGCTGTAATCAATCCCGCGATAATTAAAACCGATGATGGTGCAACCGATTTCTTTTGCCGAGACGTTAAAATCTTTAAGCCAATCAATATAGCTTTGGCCATTGGCAAGGCAAACAATGACAAATTTTCGTTCTGCCATGGGTTTGTCTTGTTCGGATTCTGCAGATAGGGCAACGGAGTCAAGGACGGCGTCATCTGGTGTTTCCAGCGTAAAAAAGTCCATCGTTGTTGTAGGCGGGGTATCCGCCTCGGAGCCATATTTGGCCCGAAGTTTCGCAAATAAATAGTTCCTTAGTTCGTCATCCAGGTATTCCAGGCCTTTTAAGTGAATATCTGTCCATTTAAAGGTTTTATGTTGGCATTTGTCAGTGGTTGATTGTCCTGTGATTAGTAAATCAATTTCGGTAATGATTTGGTCAATATGTGCTTTATCTTTGGGGTTTTTAAAACTAAGTTGTCTTTTTTTAAGCTTGGCGAGAAAGGGAAGATGAAACACGCTACTAAATTTCAATAAGTAATCATGAAACGTTTTGTGGGGATCTTTGGGAAGCAAATTAATAACCACAGTACCTTTTTCTGTTGGATCGTCTGAAAAACGCACAAGATGGATGGGTTTTTGTGTTTTAGCATAGGTTGGGCTTAATACGATGTTTGCCATCATACGAGCTAACAAAAAGAGATAATCCAGCTTGGAAGAGAGATAGGAATTTTAATGATAAAAAGCAGCGATTGCCATAAAGACAATGGTGGTTTTTTCAAGACAAAGTAATTACTGTTATGTTTCATAAAATGAAATAAATTAATTGGGACGACTTAATTTGCGCAGAATATTATCATGATGTCTATATAAAAAACAGTGATATTCCAGATTTTATCAGATTTTTAATGGGAAACTTATACAATGAAAAGATATATTTGTTCATGGTGCTCAATAGAAAATGGCTGGACTTTCTGATAAACGCTTTTTATAAATGGGCCATTCTGGCATGAAGGTACTCATTAACTTATGGAATCGCTTGTTGTGACTTGCCTCTAATAAATGAACCATTTCATGCACAAGTACGTACTCCAGACATTCCAGTGGTTTTTGAATCAGGCAGGCATTCAGCCAGATTCTTTTTTCTCGTGTATTACAAGAACCCCAACGTGTTTTCATCGATTTTATTCTCCAGGCACTAACTTGCACATCGATGATAGGTTCCCATTTTTTGAGGAGTGTAGGAAGTTTGGATTTCATTTGCTGCCTATACCAGGTTTTTAATAAAAGGCGTTTTTCGGCGATGGTTGCCCCTGATTGAACATAGCAATGAATGAAGTGCTCATCCTGAAGAATGGTTGTCTGTTCTGAATCAGAATACATTTGCAATTCGTACGCTTTTCCTAGAAAAAAATGACGTTCGCCCGTTATCCATTGAGGGATGGCGGGTGCTTTA
This genomic interval from Legionella oakridgensis ATCC 33761 = DSM 21215 contains the following:
- a CDS encoding alpha/beta hydrolase, translating into MLARMMANIVLSPTYAKTQKPIHLVRFSDDPTEKGTVVINLLPKDPHKTFHDYLLKFSSVFHLPFLAKLKKRQLSFKNPKDKAHIDQIITEIDLLITGQSTTDKCQHKTFKWTDIHLKGLEYLDDELRNYLFAKLRAKYGSEADTPPTTTMDFFTLETPDDAVLDSVALSAESEQDKPMAERKFVIVCLANGQSYIDWLKDFNVSAKEIGCTIIGFNYRGIDYSQGMIWTQNNMVDDTIAQVKRLLALGAKAENIGLEGMCVGGVVATIAAAKLHDEGLKVKLYNERSFRSAPHLLAGTVLPDAQSSLWSPVTLGRYLIAGLVFAIFTPIVWLAGWHLDAASAWDKIPLADKNYSVIRNPRDIDPKAPKTDGIIEDSWASMASLMDEKRAEIIEKKQRKQALTEEEEALLSDQPETHQFKVNPQFELKNKTPHVIARRHLIQTDGPLHMHQHMIASFKSKFFRTSTISPNSETTTETNHALSL
- a CDS encoding M48 family metallopeptidase, yielding MMIAMDGYFVELTRKPIKNINLRIDTKGQVKISVPIRYTDAEVYHFLQSKHEWINHHRKRLQAFKAPAIPQWITGERHFFLGKAYELQMYSDSEQTTILQDEHFIHCYVQSGATIAEKRLLLKTWYRQQMKSKLPTLLKKWEPIIDVQVSAWRIKSMKTRWGSCNTREKRIWLNACLIQKPLECLEYVLVHEMVHLLEASHNKRFHKLMSTFMPEWPIYKKRLSESPAIFY